Genomic window (Bacteroidota bacterium):
CCGCACTAATGTATCATTCCATGAAATATGTTTATAAATATTACATCCAAGTATCACATTATTATCATTTAAAGAATAAGCATCCCAGGATATTGTAACTCCTTGAGCGTCACCTCCAGCATGACAATAACAACTTTTGATTTGTGGAGAAGCATGCAGATAAAGGCAAACAAAAATTAAAGCGGTAAGAGATGTTTTCATTTGATAAATTTTAAATATCCTTTTAGTGTTTGATGGTATGACCATTAAGGGAGAGCGGGCTTGTTAACTTATCAAAGTGCACTAAAAGTGATGCGGGTGATAACCTTCGAAAATCCCTACTATCCTTATTAGCTATACCATGTGTCAGCTGGTGTTAATTTTTAATTATTTTCCTCATTCCTAATATTTTATCCTGATATTTTAGAGTCGCAATATATAATCCATTTGGAAGTCCTGTTAAGTCTATTTGAGTATTTGAGGTAAAATCTTTGGAAAATATAATTCCCCCGATTAAATCACAAATTTCAATGGTTATGTTTTTTTCACTATTTACATTTATTTGAAATTGTCCGGTTGTAGGATTCGGAAATATTTCAAAAATTTTTTCCATGCTATTTTCATCGACACTTGTCCATGTATAAGTATACGTACAGGAATCTGCAATACCTGTAGAATAAAATCCCAGGTCCGAATCTTCATAACAGCGTAATCCTTCGGAATAGTTCATATCACAATAAAGAAATGATTCAGGATACAGATTAAACAGGTAGCTGAAGTCGCCAATTTTTTCTACAATTTTCGAATTATAATAAAAATTGATTCCAGGTATGTCATAAATTGCAGAATAGGTTACATAGAGAACTTTTAGTTGTTTTTCGTTTATGGTTATTAAATCAGTAGAATCGACTGTGATAAGAATTGTATCAATTTCATCGTCCCAGTCTTTTATTCTGATTATCCAAGAGTTACCCTCTATTGCTTTAAAATCATAAAGTTTCTGAAATTCATTAAAATCGTTGTCCCAAAAATATACAGCGCTATCCTCAGAAAAAACATATTCGATATCCGGTCTGGTGCTACAATCAAGGTTTCTTGTTTTAACCAATTGGTGACAGGCTTTTCCCTGATACATAGTATCCATAACTGAAGTAATTTTCAGGAAATTCTTGTCTCCCGAAAAAGAAAATCCTTCAGTATAGTACCATTCTGCTCCAATTGGAGCAAAATCCTGAGCAATTAATCGCATTGAAATTTGGAGAATTATCGTCGACAAAAAAAGTATTTTCATCTTTCGA
Coding sequences:
- a CDS encoding T9SS type A sorting domain-containing protein, with protein sequence MKILFLSTIILQISMRLIAQDFAPIGAEWYYTEGFSFSGDKNFLKITSVMDTMYQGKACHQLVKTRNLDCSTRPDIEYVFSEDSAVYFWDNDFNEFQKLYDFKAIEGNSWIIRIKDWDDEIDTILITVDSTDLITINEKQLKVLYVTYSAIYDIPGINFYYNSKIVEKIGDFSYLFNLYPESFLYCDMNYSEGLRCYEDSDLGFYSTGIADSCTYTYTWTSVDENSMEKIFEIFPNPTTGQFQINVNSEKNITIEICDLIGGIIFSKDFTSNTQIDLTGLPNGLYIATLKYQDKILGMRKIIKN